DNA from Chionomys nivalis chromosome 11, mChiNiv1.1, whole genome shotgun sequence:
CACTCACAGCAGCCGACTCCTGCTGGGGTTGAAATACCCACATTAGATGTTCGTGACTGAGAAGGAAAGGTCTAACAGGCATGTGAAATATAGGCCAAGACTCCTTGAGCTTCCAGACAATCTCTGAGTGCTGCCAAGCTTTCTAGAGTCACGTCTAGCCCCTGTCCTACACTCCCTTACGAGGGTCACGCTAGGCAAGGAAAACAGTTACTCCACAGGTCACGGAAGCCAGGGAAAGGCGTGAGGTAGTGGGACTCTATGTGGGGCTTAAAAAGGTCCTCATTCACTGAAATCTGTTTCACATTCCCTTGGGCGTATATTCACCCACGTTTGCCTGGCTGATGGAGAAGGCCGGAGTGGGTGTAGGGACTTTGTAAGAGttgagtgtgagcatgtgtggcATATACTGAAACCTTAAAGCCATTTGGTTTTTACACGGCAAAGGTGGCAGCCACAGAAGGGAATCGGTGCTGTGTAGCTGGGTACCTGGAGAGGTTTAACTTCTTTCCCAGAGGGCTTTGAGAGTCCTGGAAAGTTCCTGAACAGGGAGAGACACCATTGAATTTATCTGGAAGGCTTATTTTTTTAGTTCAAGGAAGGTGAAGGAATGGCCTAGTTGTTGGGTAGACCTAGGGAGAATTGATCAGGCCTGAATTCATGAAAGGAATTCATAAAACTAGAGGGGACGTGGCAGGGGAAGGACCATTGGGACTTCTGTATCCCCTGACTTTTTTGCCCTAAACTCAAGACTAtaggaatggagagatggattATGGACTGACTTGGGGCTGGAATTTGGCAGAAGCATGAGACACCCCGCCCCCCTCCAAGGAGTCCAGGGAGCCAATAGAAAAGCGTGTGGTTCAGATGAAACCATGGTCAGCAGAGAAGGGATGACAGGCAGATAAATGCCAGCTAATTGCAGAATTAGCTGGTCATCAATTAGTGATGCCTGCTTGGGTATGGCTGTGGCCAGACAACATGAAATTTCTGCACTAAGGAAGTCTGAATGGTGGCTCTGAAACTCAAGAGTGCTCCAGGATTCCTTCCCCACCCTACATGCTCAGATCATCAGCAGAGCGTGTCCATGCCACCCCCAAAGCACTTGAGTCCGTCTGCTTTACTCCTCCATGTTTACCGTAGTCTGGTCGCTGTGATCCTGCCCTGACGACTGCAAAGGTTTTCCTGCCTCTTTGCTTTCCCATAGTCCATCCCACCTTTCTCCCAAAACTGGGTTAAGAATCCCTTGGTGTCTTCTTGCCACAGGATATGAAGTGCTTATTATGACTTACAGAGTCCTGCCCATACACGCTCTAACCGACAAAGAGGCCTAATCCGTTTTCTCTTTGTTGTGTGCTCAGGCCTCTGTGTAAAatgctcttccccctcccctgcttTCAGCTTTAGTGTCACATACTTCTCCCAGGAGAGTCACCTTGTACCCTTAGCTCTCTGGTGTTTACTTTGCCCAGTGTCTGCCTCCCTTAGTGAAGCAAACCTGCTGTGAGAGGAAGACCCTTGCATGTCCCGTCCATGCCTGTGTCCCTGGTGCTCAGAGTGCAGTCTGGTGTggaggagcaggtggaggagTGGGTGTGGAAGGAGCGGCTGGTGGAATGtggaagagagacagagcagaaggcaggggTTAGGAGAGAAAAGATGACCTGTCACACATGGGATGTGTACTGCTGCGGAGGTGCACGGGGATGCCTCAGATATTATAGTCGAGCCAGCAAGATAACTCAGCGAGGAAAGGTGCTTCCTGGGTAATCTGGAGTCCCCAGAACCATgtaaagggggaagaaaaggccCAAgttccctccacacacatgccccataataataaacattatatatatggTCAAGGTCTGAATGGAGACCTGTGAGAATGTTGTAGTTCTGCTTTCCCACCAAAGGGAGTGAGGTCTTCATTTGGAGAGCAGATGTCAGAGCAGTGGCCTTCTGTCAAGTTGTCCCTCAAGGGAGAGAATGGCCTGTGCCGTGGCTCCAGAGATTGAAGATTGAGCAGAGACTGTTAGCCTTGATTGGACTCATCTCCCTTCCTAGGTTTAGTAAGATTCAGAACACAAAAATGAGCATGAAGTGGGACGGCATTGGATCAGTGCGGTACCGCGTCTTGGAAGTGTCTCGGCAACCACTCTTCACCAACATCACAGTGGACATTGGGCGACCCATGTCATGGCTCAATCAAGGCTGACTCTAATGGACAAAGGCCCTCCATGCCCTTCTGATGTGGAGGGTCGCCTGCCAGAGGACTGACCTACAGCCTGGCTGACAGCAGCTCTGGGAGCGTCCCcaagactgagactgagagctgttttCTGAGGGTCTTAATAGACAGCCAGCTGGACCTCGAAGTTTCAGAACCCACTTTGAGGGGCTTCTGGACAAGCCCCTCTTCTGGCCCTCTCTGAGGTCAATCCTTCCTGCCCTACTCGCCCCACCCCAACCTCCTCACTGTTAGGGTTGGGCCGGCCCCTGCACTGCCGCGTGCGCTCGCGGAGTGGCCTGAGCTAGGTCACTCCACCTCTCCGTGCCTCAGCTTCCCACTCCCTTGAGTCCCCTAGGGCCTAGAAAGGCGGGAGGTTTGACTAGGGGGCAGTGTCTCTTCCTGGGGGAATTCTCAGATCCAGAGATCCCTCATGCTTCCAGGGGAGGGGAAACCTTTTTCATTCAACATTGTAGGGGGCAAGCTTTGGTAAGCCACCTACTGAGGAGTGCCCCCAGGAGGGGACCAGAAGGGGTGCTGTGTTTCCTGGGATCATGGGTTTGGCCTTTGCATGGGGGACAGGTGGGGCTTGGATCAGTCAATGATTCTGGCCTCCCTCCCTTGGTGAGGAGGCAGAAGCCCCAGGGCCTGCTCATGTTTATATGTTGCACAGAAACTTGTGTGGGTGCTTTAGTAAAAAACGTTAACGGAGAAGCTCCATGTCTGTTTGTGAATGGGATCTGGTTCCCGGAAGCCAGTTTGTGTTGTGGGAGGTGACCTGTCCAGGGCCATCTTGGGACTTAATAGACGTCCAAGCCACTATACTGCCACTATTCTAAGGAGAAAGTTTATCTTGATGCTGCCATCAGGCTTGTAGGAGTAAGAAAATAACGAACCCAGCGGGACCTAATTTCTCAGTTCTACTTCCTCCTAGGTAGAAAGATGTCCAGGGGTAAGCTCAAGCGCTAGCTGACTAGCATGTGGCTCTGCTACCGTGGGTAGGGCGGGGCCTCACTCGAGGGCGATCCTGGGGCTCGGTGGTTTCCCAGGTGACCGCCTCTTGGGAGGGAAGGGGCTAAGGCCCGGATGCCACAGCCTGGTTTTCCCCAGAGGTGGTCAGGATCCCGGACCCAGGAGGGTCGGCCCGAAGTAGGCCAAGCAATTCCAGTGTGGGGACATAGGCAGAACAAGACGGGGCCTCGATGTCAGTGGGAGGGGCTCTGTGGGCGTGGCTCTCGCCCGGAGCAACCAGCGGTCTCCCAGGAAATCTAGCACTCTTGACCTGCAGTCGGTCCGTCTCATAGGTCTGACCAGGGGGCCACGTACTCAGGCCATGTCCTGGGACTCCCCAGCCCTGTGGGAGCTGGTGGAGGAGCATGTTCCACTCCCGGAGCGGCCTGAAGTGAAGAGGATTCTGGGGGAGGCAGCAGTGGACCTGAGCCTGGAGTTGCGAGAGGAGGTGGGAGTCTGGTCGGTGGGGGTGGGTCGCATTCCAGGCCTGCCCTACAGTTCACGTGTTATTTCCTGCCTCCACCAGGTCCCTAGCCCTATTTGGTGACCCCCTAACACCTTGTTTTCACTGGCTGCCCTTTCTCTCCCGTTTGACTCCCCCATCCCTAACaatccccccaacacacacccatcCCCTCTGCCCCAGTGGCAAGGTGCCCCAGCTCTCCTTGCAGGTGGCGATGCTAAAGGCACTGCTCCAAGAGTCTCGGTCTTCTCAAGCCTCGGGATCCCACCCCATGtctgactctccctcccttcttgctCCACCACCCCTCCTGAGGGATATCATGCGCCAAGAACTCCGACAGTTGCTTCAAGGCCTCCGCCTTAAGGCTGTCTGTGAGGGCAGGTGGGAGTCTCTGGCCTGGCCACCTTGCCCGGACATCAGATGGGCTGCCCCTGACAAAGAGCCAGTGTGACCTTTTCCTGTGGTTTCCTGAAAGGAGGTCCCTTCATGCACACGTTTTCAGGGACCAGACTCAGGTGTGGGCCCAGTATAGTCCCAGGGTCCTTCGCTTTGCCTTGGAGGAGCCTGGGTGTGACTCAACACAACAGGAAGTATCCCGGATGAGAGCCAGCGAGCCCAGGTAAAGTGATGGTAAAGAGGGAGGCTCTGCCTGGCAGCCGATTGGTCTGTCAGATCTGTGGAAGAGTTCTCATTCTTGGGGCTGGAcacttccccccaccccagacaaggtttctctgtagctttggagcctgtcctggaacttgctttgtagaccaggctggcctcaaactcacagagatccacctgtctctgcctccagagtgctgggactaaaggctccAAGTTCTTGTTTAAATCCCCCTACAATCCTATAAGCTGAGCATTGTCcccagttgtttgtttgtttttttttttttatttttcgagacaaggtttctccgtagtttttttggttcctgtcctggaactagctcttgcagaccaggctggcctcgaactcacggagatccgcctgcctctgcctcccgagtgctgggattaaagacgtgcgccaccaccgcccggcttgtccccagtttttaaatgaaaaaagaaagctcaAAAAGATCAACAATTTCCCGGAGGTCTCATGGTGAAGGTGGCAGAACCCATGTGGAAACCTAGGCTCCAAAActattgtttgtattctgttaTATTGCCTgtacaaggaaaacaaaattatctAGAAGTGGCATTTGTTCCCTGAAGGACTAGAATGAACTACACGGAGGGGGTGATGTTAACTTCACCTGTCAGCAGCTGTCACAGGGACCTCAGTGTCATCAAGGACCAACTGAATGTGTCTAACATTGACCAGGTTGTCAGACACCTGAGGTGAGGCCCAGGGGCACTTGAGTGCATGTAGATTGGGGGTAAGAAGACAGGGGTGGACCTTAAGGGGTTGTGACTGCCTGGAAGGGAGTGTGCAGGTAGGtagactgagtgtgtgtgtgtgtgtgtgtgtgcgcgcgccagGGCTCTAAGCACAAGAAGGCTGTGATGTGGGGCTAATGGAAGCAGGATGAGCCAGAGGCTCAGTACCAGGGTACAGAAGAGGATGGTGCCCACGGGGGTGCAGATAGGGAGGTAACTGGAAATGGTGGGCACTGGAAGGCTATGGCCAGGCAGTACCCACAGAACAAGTGGCTCCTGGTGGTTCTGGAGGTTGGGACCATGTGATGCGTGCAGCTGGGAGGTCCTGCTCACTGGTTCTGGCTGTTCACGCTCCTGTCTAGGAGCCTCCTGGAGGAGGAGTGTCACATGCTGCAGAAAGAGATCTCTGACCTGCAGGTGAGCGCAGCCCTGAGCCTTTCCCAGGTTCTCTGTTTAGCAGGGATCACACCTGTGTGTTTGCGGACCTATGTGTATGTCAAGGTGTGTGAGTCCTACACCTGTTTCTCATGTTTCAGAGCCCAGGGGCAGCAGTTTTAGACTAGCCCACTGGACAGCCCGGGGTCTCTTGCCTCCTCTCTCCTTAAGGGACTGGATGTGTGGCTACCATCTTGCTAAGCGTGGCCTTCTCCACGGGCTGTGCACTCATGAGGGTCAGACTGCAAGGCTGCATGGTCTTGTCCCTGAGCCCTACCTTTAGGCAGGGTCCCTGAACCAGCTTTCTCCACAGCACTGTCTGGAAACGGAGCAGATGCAGGCTTGCCAGCCCTCCAAGGCCACCCTAGAGCCCACCCTGGCAGGTAAGGACCCCAAGCGA
Protein-coding regions in this window:
- the Ccdc24 gene encoding coiled-coil domain-containing protein 24 isoform X3, which codes for MLKALLQESRSSQASGSHPMSDSPSLLAPPPLLRDIMRQELRQLLQGLRLKAVCEGRDQTQVWAQYSPRVLRFALEEPGCDSTQQEVSRMRASEPRTRMNYTEGVMLTSPVSSCHRDLSVIKDQLNVSNIDQVVRHLRSLLEEECHMLQKEISDLQHCLETEQMQACQPSKATLEPTLAEIKEQKKAMEQELQVSVGPSCVSAKHRQKPLRSIPGFRPFPCLHGYMPTPPSERCPHPQGQAVTHRWRGRQLRYSYWEEPASTSVSSAASQAPT
- the Ccdc24 gene encoding coiled-coil domain-containing protein 24 isoform X2 — encoded protein: MSWDSPALWELVEEHVPLPERPEVKRILGEAAVDLSLELREEVAMLKALLQESRSSQASGSHPMSDSPSLLAPPPLLRDIMRQELRQLLQGLRLKAVCEGRDQTQVWAQYSPRVLRFALEEPGCDSTQQEVSRMRASEPSSCHRDLSVIKDQLNVSNIDQVVRHLRSLLEEECHMLQKEISDLQHCLETEQMQACQPSKATLEPTLAEIKEQKKAMEQELQVSVGPSCVSAKHRQKPLRSIPGFRPFPCLHGYMPTPPSERCPHPQGQAVTHRWRGRQLRYSYWEEPASTSVSSAASQAPT
- the Ccdc24 gene encoding coiled-coil domain-containing protein 24 isoform X1; protein product: MSWDSPALWELVEEHVPLPERPEVKRILGEAAVDLSLELREEVAMLKALLQESRSSQASGSHPMSDSPSLLAPPPLLRDIMRQELRQLLQGLRLKAVCEGRWESLAWSLHAHVFRDQTQVWAQYSPRVLRFALEEPGCDSTQQEVSRMRASEPSCHRDLSVIKDQLNVSNIDQVVRHLRSLLEEECHMLQKEISDLQHCLETEQMQACQPSKATLEPTLAEIKEQKKAMEQELQVSVGPSCVSAKHRQKPLRSIPGFRPFPCLHGYMPTPPSERCPHPQGQAVTHRWRGRQLRYSYWEEPASTSVSSAASQAPT